CAGCAGTATCGGCTGGTGTCGTGGCGCTGTTACTCGCGACAGCTGTTCTATCGCCTCCTGCCGGCGCCCAATATGATCCAGCCAAGGCGCTGGTTGAGATTGACGCCATCGCCAGCCTGTATCCGGATCCGGACGTTGCCATAGAGTCACCGGCGTTTGCTGCCGGCAAAAACGATTTCACATCGCAGGAGGAAATGCTGGCCTTTATTCAAAAATTGGCCGCGCAAACGCCGGCGATGCGCGTGCGCCAGCTCGGCTTGTCACAGCAGGGACGGGCGATTCCGTTGCTGGTGTTTGTCGAACCGTCCACGGCCAGCGGCGCCGAGCTGATGAAAAACGGCAAGCCGACGGTACTGCTGATCGGTTCGCAGCATGGCAACGAGCCGGCCGGCGGCGAAGCGGCGCTGGCCTTTGCCGGCATGCTTGCCAATGGCGCGCTGGGCGATATTCTCGCGCAAGTGAATATCCTGATCGTGCCGCGCGCCAATCCCGACGGCAGTGCTGCCTTCCTGCGCGGCCTGGCGGATGGGCAAGACGTCAACCGCGACCACCTGACACTGGCGACGCCGGAAGGGCAGGCGCTGGCGCAGGTGTTCAATGGCTATCAACCGGAAGTAGTGCTGGACAGCCATGAGTTCAGCGTCGGTGGCCGCTGGGTGGAAAAATTCGGCGCGCTGCAAAAATTTGATGGTCTGATCCAGTCCGCCACTGTGGCGAATCTGCCGCCGGCGCAGGCGGCGGCAGCGGAAACGCTGTTTCGCCAGCCGCTGCTGCAGGCGTTCGACCACCATAAATTGAGCCATTCCTGGTATTACACCACCAGCGTGAGCATGGCAGACAAGACGGTGGTGATGGGTGGCGTCGGCCCGGATACCGGCCGCAACATCGCCGGCCTGCGCAATGCCATCTCCTTTCTGCTGGAAACCCGCGGCGTCGGCATCGGCAAGGCGCATTTCAAACGGCGCGTGTTTACCCATCTGACCGCAATTGAATCGATAGTGCAGACCACGGCCAGCCAGGCGTCGCAGGTGCTGGCCCTGAACCGGCAGCTACGCCAGCAGGTGGCCGCCGAAGCGGGACAGGGCGTACTGAATGTGATTGGCGTGGCGACGCCCGGCCGCCACACGCTGGCGATGCTGGATGCGCAGAGCGGCCAGCCAATAGCCATCGAAGTCGACTGGATGTCTGCCCTGGCGATTCAGCCCAGACTGCAGCGTCCGCGCCCTTATGCCTATCTCCTGCCGGCTTCGGAACAGCGCGCAGCCGAACGTCTGCAAGCGCTCGGCGTGAGCGTATACATGGTGGCCGCGGAATTGCAGCTGGCGCCGGAACAGGGTGCGCAAGCCTATCGCCTCACCTCGCAGTCCGCAGGGCGCAAACAGGATGTGACCGGATCGGCCGGCGCTGCCAGCGACGTGATGCGTGTTACTACCGAGCTGGAGCCTGTGCGATTGACGATAGCAGGCGGCTGGTACTACGTACCGCTTGACCAGCCGCTGGCTAATCTGGCCGCCGCCGCGCTGGAGCCGGAATCGCAGAGCAGCTATGTGTCGAACCGCTTGCTGCAGGTGCCCGCTGCCGAGAACGGCAAACCGGCCTACCTGCCACTGTACCGCTTAGCGAAGCGGCCGCAGCTGGCGGTCGAAGCACTAGCTGCCCAGCAGGGTTTGCTGCCAGACACAACGGCGCAGAGACAGTCCTACGCAGAGAACGATCCTGGAGCGAAGCAATGAAAAAAATATTTTTGTATGGGCTGCTGGCAGGCGCTGCCGCCAGTCCGGCGGGCGCTGCTTTTGCGGAAACGGACGAGCGGGTGCACGTCTACGGCCGCGTCGACCTGAGCATGGATAGCGTCAACGGCAATGGCGGCAATACGATGAAGATGGTGGACAACGCATCGCGTTTCGGCGTCAGCGGCCGTGAAGTCCTGGGCGGCGGCATGACCGCCCTGTTCGGCCTGGAAGCCGGTTTCAGCGCCGATACCGGCCAGGCGGTCGATCCGCTTTTTCGGAATGCCTATGTCGGCTTGCGCGGCGGCTTCGGGGTGCTGGCGCTGGGGCGCCTGGATTCGGCGCAGGAAAGCGGCTCGCCGCTGTATTCGCAAGTCACCAGGAACGTTACCTTTGTGATGCATGACGCCGGCGCCACGGCGATCGGCACGCGCTGGCTGAACGCGCGCAACCGCACCAGCAATGCGGTCGGCTACATGAGCCCGGTGTTCAGCGGCTTCAGTGTGCGGGCGCGCTACCACCAGCCCGATCCGAGCGATGGCGCGGCCAAGGTGGCGCAGGAAGGCGATGTCAAGGCGACCGATGTTGGCCTCAACTATGAATCGAAGACGCTGTCCGCCGGCATTGGCCATGGCCGCAACCGGCGCAGCGGGGCGCCGCTAGAGAACGAGTTCGGGCAGAAATGGCAACTGGTAGGCTCTTACGATTTTGGTGCGGCCAAGGTATCGGCCTTGTATGGCAGGGATCGTTACAATGCCACGGCCACTTCACGCGCGGCGGTGGATTACTGGCTGCTCGGGTTTGCGCTGCCTTTCGGGGCAGGACGGCACCAGGTGGTGGCGAATTACATGAAGCGCGATACGCAAAGCGATATCCGGGGCAAGGGTTCGAACCTCCAGGCCGGCTACATTTATCACGCGAGCAAGCGCACCAAGCTGTACGCCTCGTATGACCGTGAGGAGCTGAACGCCAGCAAGGCAGGGAATCTGTCCAATACGATCAGCAGCGGCATCCAGCACCGGTTTTGATCTGACAGGAAAGCCGTTGGCTCCAGGGAGCCAACGGCTGTATCAGGTCACCGGCGGCGTTAATAATGTTGCCAGAAACCGCCCGAGAAGGCCCAGCCGTTGCCGTTGCGGACCCAGTGACCGGGCGCCCAGAAATAACCGTCGCGGCGCGCTTCCCAGTGGCCGTTGACCCAGTCGTGGCGGCCGTTGTCCCAGCGCCAGTAGCCGCCGATCCAGACGTGCTCCGGGCTAGGCGCCGGCGTCATGATTTCCACCCGTGGCGGCGGCGGCGCGATGTTGATCACGACCGGAGCGGTATTGTAGGTATTGTTGATCTGCACCCAGCGGCCCGGATGGAAATTCCATTGACCGCCGTCATTGCTCCAGTACGCGTGCTGGAAAACCATGTTCGGGCGCGACTGCTCCCAATGGCCGTTGTTCCAGACGTAGCGATTGCCTTCCCACTTCCAGTGGCCGCCGATCCAGTAGGAATCGGGGTAGGGCGCCGGCGGCACCACTTCCACCAGCGGCGCCGGCGGCGCCTGTACGACCTTGACTTCGCGGTATTCGACGCGGGTGCGCGGCGGCTCGACCACGCAGCCGGCCAGCGACACCGTAGCGGCTGCGACGGCGGACAATACCAGATAACGTTGAAAACGACGGCGGTTCATTTTTGTCTCCCAAAATAAAGATCCCGCGTATTAGAACGTTTTGCCGTGCGGAATGAATACAGGCATTACAAATGCTTGCAATTCACCCGTGCGCAAGCCGGCCAAGCTGGCCCGGCAAGGCGTTCCGGAGCGTTTCTGCTGCCGCCGACTACGGCTTCAGGCTTCGTCTTTGATATTGGTGTTGGGGCCGTTTTTTTTGACGGCGTGGATACCGGCGTCGCGCGCGCTGGTGGTGCTGTACATCTGGCTGCTGCCGATGACCTGGTGATTGGCGGCCTTCAGGTTGAAATAGAACCTGCCGTTGGAAGCCTGGTTGCGGCTGTAGCGATCGTCCTGGGCGCTGTTGATCTGTACCGAGGCGATGCCGTTTTCGGCGGATGCCTTGGCGACATACATCTCGCTGTTGAGCACCACTTCGCCGTTGTCAGAGTAGAGCAGGAAGTAAAACTGTCCATCCACAGACTTCTTGAGTACATAGGACCCTGCCATTGAGCTTCTCCTGATGGGTTGCAGACGAAGCGGCGACGAAATAGCTGTCTGCGCCGCTCGTCCGCTTTGATTATATAGCTCTGGCGGTGAATGCAATACTGTTGCTTAATTATCTAACTGCGTATCTAACTGCGCGTCCAACTGTGCATCGGACTGCACGCTTGCCTGCAGCGGAATGATGCTGGAGACGGTCGCGCCGGTGGGCGTCGAACAAGGATCGTCGTCGAACGCGATATCGCCGTTGGGGTCGGCGATGCCGCTGGCTTTCAGGCCGGTGAAGCCGAACAGATTGCGGTCCATCAGGTGCGACGGCGCCACCGTCGACAAGGAAGCAAAAACATTGTCGACCCGGCCAGGGAATTTCTTTTCCCACTCGCGCAGCATGCCCTTGATCTGCTTGCGCTGCAGGTTTTCCTGGCTGCCGCACAGGTCGCAGGGAATGATCGGAAACTGCTTGACCTCGGCGTAGCGGATCAGGTCGGCTTCCTTAACGTAGGCCAGCGGCCGGATCACGATCTGCTTGCCGTCGTCCGACTGCAGCTTGGCCGGCATGCTCTTCAGTTTGCCGCCGAAGAACATGTTGAGAAAGAAGGTTTCCATGATGTCGTCGCGGTGATGGCCGAGGGCGACCTTGGTCGCGCCCAGCTCGCTGGCGACGCGGTACAGGATGCCGCGCCGCAGGCGCGAGCACAGCGAGCAAGTGGTCTTGCCTTCCGGGATCAGTCGCTTGACGATGCTGTAGGTATCCTGGTTTTCGATGTGGTAGGCGACCCCCAGCTTGTCGAGGTAGGCCGGCAGGATATGGTCGGGGAAGTTCGGTTGCTTCTGGTCGAGGTTGACGGCGACGATCTCGAAATTGATCGGTGCCCGTTCGCGCAGGGTCATCAGGATATCCAGCAGGGCGTAGCTATCCTTGCCGCCGGAGAGGCAGACCATCACCTTGTCGCCATCTTCGATCATGTTGAAATCGCCGATCGCCTGGCCGACCTGGCGGCACAGGCGCTTGTGCAGCTTGT
The sequence above is a segment of the Collimonas sp. PA-H2 genome. Coding sequences within it:
- a CDS encoding M14 family metallopeptidase, which translates into the protein MPIVFPSLFPCARLARPAVSAGVVALLLATAVLSPPAGAQYDPAKALVEIDAIASLYPDPDVAIESPAFAAGKNDFTSQEEMLAFIQKLAAQTPAMRVRQLGLSQQGRAIPLLVFVEPSTASGAELMKNGKPTVLLIGSQHGNEPAGGEAALAFAGMLANGALGDILAQVNILIVPRANPDGSAAFLRGLADGQDVNRDHLTLATPEGQALAQVFNGYQPEVVLDSHEFSVGGRWVEKFGALQKFDGLIQSATVANLPPAQAAAAETLFRQPLLQAFDHHKLSHSWYYTTSVSMADKTVVMGGVGPDTGRNIAGLRNAISFLLETRGVGIGKAHFKRRVFTHLTAIESIVQTTASQASQVLALNRQLRQQVAAEAGQGVLNVIGVATPGRHTLAMLDAQSGQPIAIEVDWMSALAIQPRLQRPRPYAYLLPASEQRAAERLQALGVSVYMVAAELQLAPEQGAQAYRLTSQSAGRKQDVTGSAGAASDVMRVTTELEPVRLTIAGGWYYVPLDQPLANLAAAALEPESQSSYVSNRLLQVPAAENGKPAYLPLYRLAKRPQLAVEALAAQQGLLPDTTAQRQSYAENDPGAKQ
- a CDS encoding porin; this translates as MKKIFLYGLLAGAAASPAGAAFAETDERVHVYGRVDLSMDSVNGNGGNTMKMVDNASRFGVSGREVLGGGMTALFGLEAGFSADTGQAVDPLFRNAYVGLRGGFGVLALGRLDSAQESGSPLYSQVTRNVTFVMHDAGATAIGTRWLNARNRTSNAVGYMSPVFSGFSVRARYHQPDPSDGAAKVAQEGDVKATDVGLNYESKTLSAGIGHGRNRRSGAPLENEFGQKWQLVGSYDFGAAKVSALYGRDRYNATATSRAAVDYWLLGFALPFGAGRHQVVANYMKRDTQSDIRGKGSNLQAGYIYHASKRTKLYASYDREELNASKAGNLSNTISSGIQHRF
- a CDS encoding YXWGXW repeat-containing protein, which translates into the protein MNRRRFQRYLVLSAVAAATVSLAGCVVEPPRTRVEYREVKVVQAPPAPLVEVVPPAPYPDSYWIGGHWKWEGNRYVWNNGHWEQSRPNMVFQHAYWSNDGGQWNFHPGRWVQINNTYNTAPVVINIAPPPPRVEIMTPAPSPEHVWIGGYWRWDNGRHDWVNGHWEARRDGYFWAPGHWVRNGNGWAFSGGFWQHY
- a CDS encoding YegP family protein, giving the protein MAGSYVLKKSVDGQFYFLLYSDNGEVVLNSEMYVAKASAENGIASVQINSAQDDRYSRNQASNGRFYFNLKAANHQVIGSSQMYSTTSARDAGIHAVKKNGPNTNIKDEA
- the ttcA gene encoding tRNA 2-thiocytidine(32) synthetase TtcA, translating into MQDQSSAASQPSLPAHDAAGAPSHKSAEKIAHENNKLHKRLCRQVGQAIGDFNMIEDGDKVMVCLSGGKDSYALLDILMTLRERAPINFEIVAVNLDQKQPNFPDHILPAYLDKLGVAYHIENQDTYSIVKRLIPEGKTTCSLCSRLRRGILYRVASELGATKVALGHHRDDIMETFFLNMFFGGKLKSMPAKLQSDDGKQIVIRPLAYVKEADLIRYAEVKQFPIIPCDLCGSQENLQRKQIKGMLREWEKKFPGRVDNVFASLSTVAPSHLMDRNLFGFTGLKASGIADPNGDIAFDDDPCSTPTGATVSSIIPLQASVQSDAQLDAQLDTQLDN